From the Bacteroidia bacterium genome, the window CAAAACAATCTGAAATGAAAAACGGGACGCTGCTTGCGCAAACGTCCCGAAGCCATGAAAACTATCGTTGTTTATTTATTCTCTTTTTTTTCTTCATCCTTTTCAACTCCGGATGATGCGTCTTTAAATTCTTTTATTCCTTTACCAAGTCCTCTTGCTAATTCAGGTAATTTTTTTCCTCCGAAAAACAACAACAAGACCAAAACAATCAGTAATATTTCGGACCCACCTAAACTCCAAAGC encodes:
- a CDS encoding twin-arginine translocase TatA/TatE family subunit; translated protein: MSSVTCLLLWSLGGSEILLIVLVLLLFFGGKKLPELARGLGKGIKEFKDASSGVEKDEEKKENK